One Nocardioides oleivorans DNA segment encodes these proteins:
- a CDS encoding mycothiol transferase, whose translation MDVRGLLTEGFGRITELYAGLVDGLDDATLHDRPGGTGNPVGWLLWHLARVQDDHVADLAGEQQVWERFQERFGLPNGTDDIGYGHTSEQVDALRIEDPALLAEYHHEVTLATARYLEGVDEDELERVVDERWDPPVTAGARLVSIQSDCLQHLGQAAYVKGLLGS comes from the coding sequence ATGGACGTCCGTGGACTGCTGACCGAGGGCTTCGGCCGCATCACCGAGCTGTACGCCGGCCTCGTCGACGGTCTCGACGACGCCACCCTCCACGATCGACCGGGCGGCACCGGCAACCCCGTCGGCTGGCTGCTCTGGCACCTCGCGCGGGTGCAGGACGACCACGTCGCCGACCTCGCGGGGGAGCAGCAGGTGTGGGAGAGGTTCCAGGAGCGCTTCGGCCTTCCGAACGGCACCGACGACATCGGATACGGCCACACCAGTGAGCAGGTCGACGCCCTGCGCATCGAGGACCCGGCCCTGCTGGCCGAGTACCACCACGAGGTCACCCTCGCGACCGCGCGCTACCTCGAGGGAGTCGACGAGGACGAGCTCGAGCGTGTCGTGGACGAGCGATGGGACCCACCGGTCACCGCCGGAGCACGTCTGGTCAGCATCCAGTCCGACTGCCTCCAGCACCTCGGGCAGGCCGCCTACGTGAAGGGCCTCCTCGGCTCCTGA
- a CDS encoding MOSC domain-containing protein, with translation MFAAPVTIVGTASLAALAEEVGGPVDSARFRANLVVETDEPWVEDSWLGAEVGVGGAIVRIGGPVPRCAVIDHHPVTGERDARLLTALVRSRPTNRAGEPFLGVYADVVRPGIVRNGAILAGRAHTRSK, from the coding sequence GTGTTCGCCGCACCGGTCACGATCGTCGGCACCGCCTCGCTCGCCGCACTCGCCGAGGAGGTCGGTGGACCAGTGGATTCGGCCCGGTTCCGGGCAAACCTCGTGGTCGAGACCGACGAGCCGTGGGTGGAGGACTCGTGGCTCGGCGCGGAGGTGGGCGTCGGCGGCGCGATCGTCCGGATCGGGGGACCGGTGCCGCGGTGCGCGGTCATCGACCACCACCCCGTGACCGGCGAGCGGGACGCACGGCTGCTCACGGCGCTGGTCCGGAGCCGTCCGACCAACCGCGCGGGCGAGCCCTTCCTGGGCGTGTACGCCGACGTGGTGCGGCCCGGGATCGTGCGGAACGGTGCCATTCTGGCTGGTAGGGCGCATACTCGAAGCAAATGA
- a CDS encoding TetR/AcrR family transcriptional regulator — protein MAPTPAPAVADPVASAAARVSKHDNRRDQLAESALVTLGKLGYAKTSLREIAQHSPFSHGVVHYYFADKQELITYCVRYYKRTCVTRYDEIVETSTSAAELQSRFAAKLAETIREEGPMHQLWYDLRNQSMFEPALREVVLDIDGQLEAMIWRVVSKYAELADQEPALDPSTTYGMLDGLFVQTLLSWATGPEDHREHALSILSGRVDSLLPSLLA, from the coding sequence ATGGCCCCCACTCCTGCACCCGCTGTCGCCGACCCGGTGGCCTCCGCAGCGGCGCGCGTGAGCAAGCACGACAACCGGCGCGACCAGCTCGCGGAGTCGGCCCTCGTCACGCTCGGCAAGCTGGGCTACGCCAAGACCTCGCTGCGCGAGATCGCCCAGCACTCACCGTTCTCCCACGGGGTCGTGCACTACTACTTCGCCGACAAGCAGGAGCTGATCACCTACTGCGTGCGCTACTACAAGCGCACCTGCGTGACGCGCTACGACGAGATCGTGGAGACCTCGACGTCCGCGGCCGAGCTCCAGTCGCGCTTCGCCGCCAAGCTCGCCGAGACCATCCGCGAGGAGGGTCCGATGCACCAGCTCTGGTACGACCTGCGCAACCAGTCGATGTTCGAGCCGGCCCTCCGCGAGGTCGTGCTCGACATCGACGGCCAGCTCGAGGCGATGATCTGGCGCGTGGTGTCGAAGTACGCCGAGCTGGCGGACCAGGAGCCCGCCCTCGACCCGTCGACGACCTACGGCATGCTCGACGGGCTCTTCGTCCAGACGCTCCTGTCCTGGGCCACCGGCCCCGAGGACCACCGCGAGCACGCGCTGTCGATCCTCAGCGGGCGTGTCGACTCGCTCCTGCCGTCACTCCTGGCCTGA
- a CDS encoding serine hydrolase domain-containing protein produces MAGLEAVLRPHVDAGAIPGLVALVARGDDVEVVALGSQGTSGTPMQRGSIARGASITKPLMAALTMMLVEDGRLDLDDPVAGLLPELADPRVLRTPTSELDDTVPAERPITGRHVLASTSGHGFATVETPVVPALIEQLGQASMELDKVPAPDEWVRRLSGIPLIHQPGDGWTYNASYDLLGVLLARASGQDLATLMAERILEPLGMVDSGFHVPADKRDRFTTLHGHDDRGELTVSDEPDGSFAEPPPFASGAGGIVTTVDDMLAFGRMLLAGGGGLLAPESVRQMTTDHTTPELREMGGFFLDGQGWAYGGGVDTSVREPWNVVGRYGWVGGTGTSAYVIPSHGSVNVLLTQVELGSPESTAVMEAFWTYAAS; encoded by the coding sequence ATGGCCGGTCTCGAGGCAGTCCTCCGCCCCCACGTCGACGCCGGTGCGATCCCCGGACTGGTCGCGCTCGTCGCGCGCGGCGACGACGTCGAGGTCGTCGCGCTGGGCAGCCAGGGCACGAGCGGTACGCCGATGCAGCGCGGGTCGATCGCCCGGGGAGCCTCCATCACGAAGCCGCTCATGGCCGCCCTGACGATGATGCTCGTCGAGGACGGCAGGCTCGACCTCGACGACCCGGTCGCCGGCCTCCTGCCCGAGCTGGCCGACCCCCGGGTGCTGCGGACGCCGACCAGCGAGCTCGACGACACCGTGCCGGCGGAGCGCCCGATCACCGGACGTCATGTCCTCGCGAGCACCTCCGGGCACGGCTTCGCGACGGTTGAGACCCCGGTCGTCCCGGCGCTGATCGAGCAGCTCGGCCAGGCGTCGATGGAGCTCGACAAGGTGCCTGCGCCCGACGAGTGGGTGCGTCGCCTCTCGGGCATCCCCCTCATCCACCAGCCCGGCGACGGCTGGACCTACAACGCCTCCTACGACCTGCTCGGCGTGCTGCTCGCGCGGGCGTCCGGCCAGGACCTGGCGACCCTCATGGCCGAGCGGATCCTCGAACCGCTCGGCATGGTCGACTCCGGCTTCCACGTCCCGGCCGACAAGCGGGACCGGTTCACCACCCTCCACGGCCACGACGACCGGGGCGAGCTGACCGTCAGCGACGAGCCCGACGGGTCGTTCGCCGAGCCGCCGCCGTTCGCGTCGGGTGCCGGCGGCATCGTCACGACCGTCGACGACATGCTCGCCTTCGGCCGGATGCTGCTCGCTGGGGGCGGTGGGCTGCTCGCGCCGGAATCTGTCCGTCAGATGACGACCGACCACACGACGCCGGAGCTCCGCGAGATGGGCGGGTTCTTCCTCGACGGCCAGGGCTGGGCCTACGGCGGCGGTGTCGACACCTCGGTCCGCGAGCCGTGGAACGTCGTCGGCCGCTACGGCTGGGTCGGCGGCACCGGCACGTCGGCGTACGTCATCCCGAGCCACGGCTCGGTCAACGTGCTCCTCACCCAGGTCGAGCTCGGCAGCCCGGAGTCGACCGCGGTGATGGAGGCGTTCTGGACCTACGCCGCGAGCTAG
- a CDS encoding acyl-CoA synthetase: protein MRLHDYLDKGASLGADRPCLTTDGTSMSYADVVRLSRDVAAALVARGLGTGGRVAILSANDPVAFTCVFGISRAGGVWCPVNPRNEAAENQELLELFGAEVVVYQSGFSSLVAAIRDALPGVHTWVCLDGVDDGSLAFDQFVALGDPTAVPALPERPGADELAMLVGTGGTTGRPKGVMLTPTNLETMTALTLMGYPFDGPPVYLALAPLTHAAGVLCFPVLSLGGEVVIMRSPDVGAFLGLVAAHRVTHTFLPPTLIYMVLSSPALESTDLSSLQCFWYGAAPMSASRLEEALTRIGPVMAQLFGQTEAPMMISMMPPADHFNPDGSVATSRLTSAGRPSPLVTVAILDSSDRPVPPGERGEICARSSLVMAGYWRNPDETASTLANGWLHTGDIGFLDEEGFLHIVDRAKDMIITGGFNVYSTEVEQAVLAHEAVQDCAVIGLPDEKWGERVVVVVQPHASASVDPAELTAFVKARIGSVKAPKEVHVWDDLPRSKVGKVLKTEIKSSLAS from the coding sequence ATGCGGCTGCACGACTACCTCGACAAGGGCGCCAGCCTCGGCGCTGACCGCCCGTGCCTCACCACCGACGGCACCTCGATGTCGTACGCCGACGTGGTGAGGCTGTCGCGGGACGTCGCGGCCGCGTTGGTGGCGCGGGGCCTCGGCACAGGTGGTCGGGTCGCGATCCTGTCGGCCAACGACCCGGTGGCGTTCACGTGCGTCTTCGGGATCAGCCGCGCAGGAGGCGTGTGGTGCCCGGTCAACCCGCGCAACGAGGCCGCGGAGAACCAGGAGCTGCTCGAGCTCTTCGGCGCCGAGGTGGTTGTCTACCAGTCCGGCTTCTCCTCGCTCGTGGCCGCGATCCGCGATGCCCTGCCGGGCGTCCATACCTGGGTCTGCCTCGACGGGGTCGACGACGGTTCGCTGGCGTTCGACCAGTTCGTGGCGCTCGGTGACCCCACTGCGGTGCCCGCCCTTCCCGAGCGCCCCGGTGCCGACGAGCTCGCGATGCTCGTCGGCACCGGCGGCACGACCGGCCGGCCCAAGGGCGTGATGCTCACGCCGACCAACCTCGAGACGATGACCGCGCTGACCTTGATGGGCTATCCCTTCGACGGTCCGCCGGTCTACCTCGCGCTCGCGCCGCTCACCCACGCCGCCGGGGTGCTGTGCTTCCCGGTGCTGTCGCTCGGCGGGGAGGTCGTGATCATGCGCTCGCCGGACGTCGGCGCCTTCCTCGGCCTGGTCGCCGCGCACCGGGTGACCCACACGTTCCTGCCGCCGACGCTGATCTACATGGTGCTCAGCAGTCCGGCGCTGGAGAGCACGGACCTGTCGAGCCTCCAGTGCTTCTGGTACGGCGCTGCGCCGATGTCGGCGTCGCGGCTCGAGGAGGCGCTGACCCGGATCGGCCCGGTGATGGCGCAGCTCTTCGGGCAGACCGAGGCGCCGATGATGATCTCGATGATGCCGCCGGCCGACCACTTCAACCCGGACGGGTCCGTGGCCACGTCCCGCCTCACCTCCGCCGGCCGCCCGTCACCCCTCGTGACGGTCGCGATCCTCGACTCCTCGGATCGACCGGTGCCGCCGGGGGAGCGGGGCGAGATCTGTGCCCGCTCGTCGCTGGTGATGGCGGGCTACTGGAGGAACCCCGACGAGACGGCCTCGACGTTGGCCAACGGGTGGCTGCACACCGGCGACATCGGGTTCCTCGACGAGGAGGGGTTCCTCCACATCGTCGACCGGGCCAAGGACATGATCATCACCGGCGGCTTCAACGTGTACTCGACCGAGGTCGAGCAGGCGGTGCTGGCCCACGAGGCGGTCCAGGACTGCGCGGTCATCGGCCTGCCTGACGAGAAGTGGGGCGAGCGGGTAGTGGTCGTCGTGCAACCCCATGCCTCCGCGTCGGTCGACCCAGCCGAGCTCACCGCCTTCGTGAAGGCGCGCATCGGCTCGGTCAAGGCGCCCAAGGAGGTCCACGTCTGGGACGACCTGCCTCGCTCGAAGGTGGGCAAGGTGCTGAAGACGGAGATCAAGTCGTCGTTGGCCTCGTAG
- a CDS encoding Dps family protein: protein MTQTATPSATAHTAHPAFQASERLAGHLQALLVDLTDLHLQGKQAHWNVVGKNFRDMHLVLDEVVDAARAFSDDVAERMRAVYVTPDARAKSVAEQSSLAEFPADEVNTGDCVNLIVAALYAVAGTGRRIHDEVDSEDPTSADLIHTILERIEQLAWMIDAENRIANSSLPRSWSE from the coding sequence ATGACCCAGACCGCCACCCCCAGCGCCACGGCCCACACCGCGCACCCCGCCTTCCAGGCCTCGGAGCGCCTCGCCGGCCACCTCCAGGCGCTGCTCGTCGACCTGACCGACCTGCACCTCCAGGGCAAGCAGGCCCACTGGAACGTCGTCGGCAAGAACTTCCGCGACATGCACCTCGTCCTCGACGAGGTCGTCGACGCCGCCCGTGCCTTCTCCGACGACGTCGCCGAGCGGATGCGCGCCGTCTACGTCACGCCCGACGCCCGCGCGAAGTCCGTCGCCGAGCAGTCCTCGCTCGCGGAGTTCCCGGCCGACGAGGTCAACACGGGCGACTGCGTGAACCTCATCGTCGCCGCGCTGTACGCCGTCGCCGGCACGGGCCGGCGCATCCACGACGAGGTCGACTCCGAGGACCCGACCTCCGCCGACCTGATCCACACCATCCTCGAGCGCATCGAGCAGCTCGCCTGGATGATCGACGCGGAGAACCGCATCGCCAACAGCAGCCTCCCGCGCTCCTGGAGCGAGTGA
- a CDS encoding DUF7674 family protein, which produces MTVEADLTNRLVSEASELKLLLDAHLEDQEGEILPYLFMGDVASWLDEQSRKQPERASAIARWLEGEFAEGDFDVRNLIDVGIVEMLPALPDGAPVLDLLGPELRARAEVAGLMS; this is translated from the coding sequence GTGACCGTCGAGGCCGACCTCACCAACAGGCTCGTCTCCGAAGCGTCGGAGCTGAAGCTCCTGCTCGATGCGCACCTCGAGGATCAGGAGGGCGAGATCCTGCCTTATCTGTTCATGGGCGACGTCGCGTCCTGGCTCGACGAGCAGAGCCGGAAGCAACCCGAGCGCGCATCGGCGATCGCGAGGTGGCTCGAGGGTGAGTTTGCCGAAGGCGACTTCGACGTCCGCAACCTCATCGACGTAGGAATTGTCGAGATGCTGCCCGCACTCCCCGATGGCGCGCCGGTGCTCGATCTGCTCGGCCCCGAGCTCCGCGCCCGCGCCGAGGTCGCGGGACTGATGTCGTGA
- a CDS encoding contact-dependent growth inhibition system immunity protein, translating to MEALEYLMSAYFHQDWILDGGESSDTVRAFLAAEKSQLVIDCAQEIDDLLGEKLAEGEIERRLTSWGAQYRAGDTDADYRSWLIEIRDQIRASASS from the coding sequence ATGGAAGCTCTTGAGTACCTGATGTCCGCCTACTTCCACCAAGACTGGATCCTCGACGGTGGCGAATCCTCCGACACCGTGAGGGCATTCCTGGCCGCCGAGAAGTCGCAGCTGGTGATCGATTGTGCGCAGGAGATCGACGATCTTCTGGGCGAGAAGCTGGCTGAGGGGGAGATCGAGCGACGACTCACATCGTGGGGCGCCCAGTACCGAGCAGGCGACACCGATGCCGACTACCGCTCGTGGCTCATTGAGATTCGGGACCAGATCCGAGCGAGCGCTTCATCGTGA
- a CDS encoding SDR family NAD(P)-dependent oxidoreductase yields MTGIDLTGRVALVTGGAQGLGEGMARALAAAGAKVMIADVNEAGADTAASLGDGHGFTRLDVTDDAGWEAATAGCVEQLGGLDVLVNNAGVEISSLITEVQTDDIRRMLDVNILGTALGLKHGLRTMRPGGAAGKGGSIINIASVAATIAFPAIAIYSGTKSAVDRMTRVAAMESGKLGYGVRVNCVYPGLVPTAMGAGLANDMAELGLYPSVEAAIGAVVELTPSGRLGEVEDMADAVVFLASDQSRFVNGAGLPVDGGMGM; encoded by the coding sequence ATGACTGGAATCGACCTGACCGGCCGCGTCGCACTGGTGACGGGAGGGGCCCAGGGACTGGGCGAGGGCATGGCCCGCGCGCTGGCCGCGGCCGGTGCGAAGGTGATGATCGCCGACGTCAACGAGGCGGGTGCCGACACCGCCGCCAGCCTGGGCGACGGCCACGGGTTCACGCGCCTCGACGTGACGGACGACGCCGGCTGGGAGGCGGCCACGGCAGGGTGCGTCGAGCAGCTCGGCGGGCTCGACGTACTGGTCAACAACGCCGGCGTCGAGATCAGCAGTCTCATCACCGAGGTGCAGACCGACGACATCCGCAGGATGCTCGACGTCAACATCCTCGGCACGGCGCTCGGCCTCAAGCACGGGCTCCGCACGATGCGCCCGGGCGGCGCGGCCGGCAAGGGCGGCTCGATCATCAACATTGCCTCGGTCGCCGCGACCATCGCCTTCCCGGCGATCGCGATCTACTCCGGCACCAAGTCCGCGGTCGACCGGATGACCCGCGTGGCCGCGATGGAGTCGGGCAAGCTCGGCTACGGCGTCCGCGTCAACTGCGTCTACCCCGGGCTCGTTCCGACCGCGATGGGCGCCGGCCTCGCCAACGACATGGCCGAGCTCGGCCTCTACCCCAGCGTCGAGGCGGCCATCGGCGCGGTCGTCGAGCTGACCCCGTCCGGCCGACTCGGCGAGGTCGAGGACATGGCCGACGCCGTGGTGTTCCTCGCCTCCGACCAGTCCCGCTTCGTCAACGGGGCAGGGCTGCCCGTCGACGGCGGCATGGGCATGTGA
- a CDS encoding beta-1,3-glucanase family protein — protein MRSLRALLGLLVALAIGFTLASPVAPATAAGPDRLPFDITNNSQRGEDVFLYVVGVDLNSGRLGYVSQDGTFTAWSGGTNPPSPAPDVSIQMGGSGSSTTVNVPRGFSGRLYMSFGEKLPFSLTPDGLVQPAPWAPGDSSENILFDWSEFTYNDAGLWLNSSQVDMFAVPHAVSVTEANGNFLETGRLKAGGRDAVINGLRDQGGWDGLIRTRGDGTVLRVLAPGKGADSGSFDPDYLAPYIDEAWGAYSSRTLTVQPFGDRPDVKFFGTTSGSTMSFTDTTGAQVASFQKPSTSNVWGCDGNLGAPNDQVVGPIARTLCAALHRSTLGRLDTQPSGTASDFYQGAITNHYSRLIHQNMVDGRAYGFAFDDVQAQESLVHSGDPRQAGITLNPF, from the coding sequence ATGCGCTCCCTCCGTGCGCTCCTCGGACTGCTGGTCGCCCTCGCGATCGGCTTCACCCTGGCCAGTCCGGTCGCCCCGGCGACCGCCGCCGGTCCTGACCGGCTGCCTTTCGACATCACCAACAACTCGCAGCGCGGGGAGGACGTCTTCCTCTACGTCGTGGGTGTCGACCTCAACTCCGGCCGCCTCGGCTACGTCAGCCAGGACGGCACGTTCACCGCGTGGTCCGGCGGCACCAACCCGCCGAGCCCCGCGCCCGACGTGTCGATCCAGATGGGCGGCTCCGGGTCGAGCACGACCGTCAACGTGCCTCGCGGCTTCTCGGGTCGCCTCTACATGTCCTTCGGCGAGAAGCTGCCGTTCTCGCTCACCCCGGACGGCCTCGTGCAGCCCGCCCCGTGGGCGCCGGGCGACTCGTCCGAGAACATCCTGTTCGACTGGAGCGAGTTCACCTACAACGACGCCGGGCTCTGGCTGAACAGCTCGCAGGTCGACATGTTCGCCGTGCCGCACGCCGTCTCGGTGACCGAGGCCAACGGCAACTTCCTCGAGACCGGCAGGCTCAAGGCCGGCGGCCGCGACGCCGTCATCAACGGCCTGCGCGACCAGGGCGGCTGGGACGGCCTCATCCGCACCCGCGGCGACGGCACCGTGCTGCGCGTGCTCGCCCCCGGCAAGGGTGCGGACTCGGGGTCGTTCGACCCGGACTACCTCGCCCCCTACATCGACGAGGCCTGGGGTGCGTACTCCAGCAGGACGCTCACCGTGCAGCCGTTCGGTGACCGCCCGGACGTGAAGTTCTTCGGCACCACCTCCGGCAGCACGATGAGCTTCACCGACACCACCGGCGCCCAGGTCGCGTCGTTCCAGAAGCCCTCGACCAGCAACGTCTGGGGCTGCGACGGCAACCTCGGCGCGCCCAACGACCAGGTCGTCGGCCCGATCGCCCGCACGCTGTGCGCGGCCCTGCACCGCTCGACGCTCGGCCGCCTCGACACCCAGCCCAGCGGCACGGCGTCGGACTTCTACCAGGGTGCGATCACCAACCACTACTCGCGCCTGATCCACCAGAACATGGTCGACGGCCGGGCCTACGGGTTCGCCTTCGACGACGTCCAGGCCCAGGAGTCGCTGGTGCACAGCGGCGACCCGCGCCAGGCCGGGATCACGCTGAACCCGTTCTGA
- a CDS encoding DUF5938 domain-containing protein: MSEKKVVVYGASGYTGRLICEYLREYNVPFVAAGRSQEKLESSMSTNVAGIETADYEIRTVDHDVESLAELFDGASVVCNTVGPFSTLGPTVVEAALKAGVHYTDTTGEQDWLLDCDANWGEQYAEAGLLLSPGIAQMYTTGEIAAQLCLEKPGLDTLDIAVFWGGSPTIASTETILVNAASSAAHFLEQNAYVPFDPAQGLVPLVVPGQHELAQSLPWGGTSHPVWFKRDPRVANCKAQGGVFNAALMNGVPQIVAGALEATKDMNADDRAAALTATARQVMDQMPPRENPRVNKSLDSVHASGPLGRAHCVIHGNSNYKQTGLMQAYAAYSLLQQPPRRVGFASGCQAFGHHELLGVLRSFGLVSSPVLTTQD, translated from the coding sequence ATGAGTGAGAAGAAGGTCGTCGTCTACGGAGCGTCCGGCTACACCGGCCGCCTGATCTGCGAGTACCTCCGCGAGTACAACGTGCCGTTCGTCGCGGCAGGCCGGAGCCAGGAGAAGCTCGAGTCCTCGATGTCGACCAACGTCGCCGGCATCGAGACCGCCGACTACGAGATCAGGACCGTCGACCACGACGTCGAGAGCCTGGCCGAGCTGTTCGACGGCGCCTCGGTCGTGTGCAACACGGTCGGCCCGTTCAGCACGCTCGGGCCCACCGTCGTCGAGGCCGCGCTGAAGGCCGGCGTGCACTACACCGACACCACCGGCGAGCAGGACTGGCTGCTCGACTGCGACGCCAACTGGGGCGAGCAGTACGCCGAGGCCGGGTTGCTGCTCTCACCCGGCATCGCGCAGATGTACACCACCGGTGAGATCGCCGCGCAGCTCTGCCTCGAGAAGCCCGGCCTCGACACCCTCGACATCGCCGTCTTCTGGGGCGGTTCCCCGACGATCGCCTCGACCGAGACGATCCTCGTTAACGCCGCCTCGTCCGCCGCGCACTTCCTGGAGCAGAACGCGTACGTCCCCTTCGACCCCGCGCAGGGGCTGGTGCCGCTCGTGGTCCCCGGTCAGCACGAGCTGGCGCAGTCCCTGCCCTGGGGTGGCACCTCGCACCCGGTGTGGTTCAAGCGAGACCCCCGCGTGGCCAACTGCAAGGCGCAGGGCGGTGTCTTCAACGCCGCTCTGATGAACGGCGTGCCGCAGATCGTCGCGGGTGCCCTCGAGGCCACGAAGGACATGAACGCCGACGACCGGGCCGCTGCACTGACGGCGACGGCGCGCCAGGTGATGGACCAGATGCCGCCGCGCGAGAACCCGCGCGTCAACAAGTCCCTCGACTCGGTCCACGCCTCGGGTCCGCTCGGCCGCGCGCACTGCGTCATCCACGGGAACAGCAACTACAAGCAGACCGGACTGATGCAGGCGTACGCCGCCTACTCGCTGCTGCAGCAGCCGCCCAGGCGGGTCGGCTTCGCGTCGGGCTGCCAGGCGTTCGGGCACCACGAGCTGCTCGGTGTGCTGCGGTCGTTCGGCCTGGTGTCGTCGCCGGTGCTGACCACGCAGGACTGA
- a CDS encoding PepSY domain-containing protein: MNTISRRTRLATAAVLAPLALGLVACGGDDDSDDAPATTSSETSTTDNSTTDDNSTTDDSGTTDGAGTTTIEGDVETAARTALGEVDGTVFTVDHDGQGWDVTIVTADGVENDVELSADATEVTRGPVADTDEDADDAAEREMLLGASLDYAAAIEAAAGEVQGTVTGVDLSDDNGTAVWEVQLNEDTADETTVDVDAETGEVLRVELDD, translated from the coding sequence ATGAACACCATCAGCCGCCGCACCCGCCTCGCGACCGCCGCCGTCCTCGCGCCCCTCGCCCTCGGGCTGGTCGCCTGCGGCGGGGACGACGACAGCGACGACGCCCCCGCGACCACGTCCTCCGAGACGTCGACCACCGACAACAGCACGACCGACGACAACAGCACGACCGACGACAGCGGCACGACGGACGGCGCAGGCACCACCACGATCGAGGGTGACGTGGAGACCGCCGCCCGGACCGCCCTCGGCGAGGTCGACGGCACCGTCTTCACCGTCGACCACGACGGTCAGGGCTGGGACGTCACGATCGTGACCGCCGACGGGGTGGAGAACGACGTCGAGCTCAGCGCCGACGCCACCGAGGTCACCCGCGGGCCGGTCGCCGACACCGACGAAGACGCCGACGACGCGGCCGAGCGCGAGATGCTCCTCGGTGCCTCGCTCGACTACGCGGCGGCGATCGAGGCCGCGGCGGGCGAGGTCCAGGGCACGGTCACCGGCGTCGACCTGTCCGACGACAACGGCACCGCCGTGTGGGAGGTCCAGCTCAACGAGGACACCGCCGACGAGACCACGGTCGACGTCGACGCCGAGACCGGCGAGGTGCTGCGGGTCGAGCTCGACGACTGA
- a CDS encoding RNase A-like domain-containing protein — MLTQSLGGRLGAYAGMAGNDATSASFARAYDAGAPAALAALTDLTHAFIGAGRLLAATGSEHARAEAAAAFTVSAYNGGALDDSFVRIRPPLPPSSLGAQEVSLGRVDAWILDQVEGFVWPGGDVPALRSAATDWRRAASSADGLADQVDIAVAFLEPQRSPEVPVATDALGELRSVVLDTAWQLTSIATACDDYADAIEDTRERTRALLEEIGKMVVEGVAISAFVTAVSGGLGGGASAAAVVEKIREKLPRFVALLTALRASVATAAARLERVLDDLADLRARIGGWLRVPARDERGELKNPLGWFARDRKPGWLNDHEVPPGHTMKEHVGKTTDELAERLTDHPKLPQASTFADQATAERLIEAVLERRVEDIDQWIAAGATGRLTLVEEMGEVTGTSVLRDGTVTHPTGMRVVLVPDQEASTGWRILTSFPD, encoded by the coding sequence GTGCTCACCCAGTCGCTCGGCGGGCGGCTGGGGGCGTACGCCGGCATGGCCGGCAACGACGCCACCTCGGCGTCCTTCGCAAGGGCGTACGACGCCGGTGCACCGGCCGCGCTCGCCGCACTGACCGACCTCACGCACGCGTTCATCGGGGCCGGCCGGCTGCTGGCGGCGACGGGCTCGGAGCACGCGAGGGCCGAGGCAGCGGCGGCCTTCACCGTGTCGGCGTACAACGGCGGGGCGCTGGACGACTCCTTCGTCCGCATCCGCCCGCCCCTGCCGCCCTCCAGCCTCGGAGCGCAGGAGGTCTCGCTCGGCCGGGTCGACGCGTGGATCCTCGACCAGGTCGAAGGGTTCGTCTGGCCCGGCGGCGACGTGCCGGCACTGCGGTCCGCCGCCACCGACTGGCGCCGCGCGGCGTCGTCCGCCGACGGCCTGGCTGACCAGGTCGACATCGCCGTCGCGTTCCTCGAGCCGCAACGCTCGCCCGAGGTCCCGGTCGCCACCGACGCCCTGGGCGAGCTGCGGTCCGTCGTCCTCGACACGGCCTGGCAGCTGACTTCGATCGCCACCGCGTGCGACGACTACGCCGACGCGATCGAGGACACCCGCGAGCGCACCCGTGCGCTGCTCGAGGAGATCGGGAAGATGGTCGTCGAGGGCGTCGCCATCTCGGCCTTCGTCACGGCCGTGTCCGGTGGCCTCGGCGGCGGCGCCTCCGCCGCAGCGGTGGTGGAGAAGATCCGCGAGAAGCTCCCCCGCTTCGTCGCCCTCCTCACCGCCCTCCGCGCCTCCGTCGCCACCGCCGCCGCCCGCCTCGAGCGCGTGCTCGACGACCTCGCCGACCTCCGCGCCCGCATCGGCGGGTGGCTCAGGGTGCCGGCGCGGGATGAGCGCGGTGAGCTGAAGAATCCGCTCGGGTGGTTCGCACGTGATCGCAAGCCCGGCTGGCTGAATGACCACGAAGTGCCGCCCGGGCACACGATGAAGGAGCATGTCGGCAAGACGACGGACGAGCTGGCGGAACGTCTCACCGACCATCCAAAACTTCCTCAGGCCTCGACCTTCGCCGACCAAGCGACCGCAGAGCGACTGATAGAGGCGGTGCTCGAGCGCCGTGTCGAAGACATCGACCAGTGGATCGCAGCGGGTGCTACCGGGCGCCTCACACTCGTCGAGGAAATGGGCGAGGTCACAGGTACGTCAGTGCTGCGAGACGGAACGGTGACGCACCCGACCGGCATGAGGGTGGTGCTCGTCCCCGACCAAGAAGCTTCGACTGGTTGGCGCATACTGACGTCCTTCCCGGACTGA